From Pseudomonas fluorescens, one genomic window encodes:
- a CDS encoding ABC transporter permease subunit: MDGIFLQQLVNGLTLGSVYGLIAIGYTMVYGIIGMINFAHGEVYMISAYLAAISLALLAYFGIESFPLLMLGTLVFTIVVTGVYGWVIERIAYKPLRNSTRLAPLISAIGISLILQNYAQISQGARQQGVPTLLTGAWRVDIGEGFVQLTYTKIFILVAAFAGMALLTYIIKYTKLGRMCRATQQDRKMASILGINTDRVISYVFIIGAAMAALAGVLITMNYGTFDFYAGFVIGIKAFTAAVLGGIGSLPGAMLGGIILGISESLFSGLVNSDYKDVFSFSLLVLVLVFRPQGLLGRPLVSKV; this comes from the coding sequence ATGGATGGTATTTTCCTGCAGCAACTGGTCAACGGCCTGACCCTCGGGTCGGTCTATGGCCTGATCGCCATCGGCTACACAATGGTCTATGGCATCATTGGCATGATCAACTTCGCCCACGGCGAGGTTTACATGATTTCCGCTTACCTCGCGGCAATCAGTCTGGCACTGCTGGCGTACTTCGGTATTGAATCCTTCCCGCTGTTGATGCTCGGCACGCTGGTCTTCACCATTGTCGTCACCGGGGTGTATGGCTGGGTCATCGAGCGAATTGCCTACAAACCCCTGCGTAACTCGACCCGCCTGGCACCGCTGATCAGTGCCATCGGTATTTCCCTGATCCTGCAAAACTATGCACAAATCAGCCAAGGCGCTCGCCAACAGGGTGTTCCGACGCTGCTGACCGGTGCATGGCGCGTGGATATCGGTGAAGGTTTCGTACAACTGACCTACACCAAGATCTTCATTCTGGTCGCTGCATTCGCCGGTATGGCGTTGCTGACCTACATCATTAAGTACACCAAGCTCGGGCGCATGTGCCGGGCGACGCAACAAGACCGCAAGATGGCTTCGATCCTGGGCATCAACACCGACCGGGTGATTTCCTACGTGTTCATCATCGGTGCCGCCATGGCGGCGTTGGCCGGTGTGCTGATCACCATGAACTACGGCACCTTCGACTTCTACGCAGGCTTCGTCATCGGCATCAAGGCTTTCACCGCCGCGGTATTGGGCGGCATCGGCTCGTTGCCCGGAGCGATGCTCGGCGGAATCATCCTGGGGATCTCCGAATCGCTGTTCTCCGGCCTGGTCAACTCCGACTACAAAGACGTGTTCAGCTTCTCGCTGCTCGTTCTTGTTCTGGTCTTTCGGCCTCAAGGCCTGCTTGGCCGTCCTCTTGTGTCGAAGGTGTAA
- the livM gene encoding high-affinity branched-chain amino acid ABC transporter permease LivM: MSATHKKSIDIKQSVVDAILAGLIALIVFGPIVGVVLDGYSFNLEPTRVAWIVAVVMAGRFALSLFLQTSKGRRILEGFESTGSGVHVLAPDYKSRLRWIIPLMIAIAVIFPFFSNSYLLGVVILGLIYVLLGLGLNIVVGLAGLLDLGYVAFYAIGAYGLALGYQYLGLGFWTVLPLAAITAALAGCILGFPVLRLHGDYLAIVTLGFGEIIRLILNNWLSLTGGPNGMPAPLPTFFGLEFGKRAKEGGVPFHEFFGIAYNPDVKYYFIYAVLFLVVLAVLYIKHRLTRMPVGRAWEALREDEIACRSMGLNHVLVKLSAFTIGASTAGLAGVFFATYQGFVNPTSFTFFESALILAIVVLGGMGSTIGVVIAAFVLTVAPELLRGFAEYRVLLFGILMVLMMIWRPRGLIRISRTGVTPRKGAIAYERGQGHE; the protein is encoded by the coding sequence ATGTCTGCAACCCATAAGAAATCCATCGATATCAAACAAAGTGTGGTCGACGCGATTCTCGCCGGCCTGATTGCCCTCATCGTCTTCGGCCCGATTGTCGGGGTGGTGCTCGACGGCTACAGCTTCAATCTGGAACCGACGCGGGTGGCGTGGATCGTTGCCGTGGTCATGGCCGGGCGCTTTGCCCTGAGCCTGTTCCTGCAGACCAGCAAGGGCCGGCGGATTCTTGAAGGTTTCGAGTCCACCGGCTCTGGAGTACATGTGCTGGCGCCCGACTACAAGTCGCGCCTGCGCTGGATCATCCCGCTGATGATCGCGATTGCCGTGATCTTCCCGTTCTTCTCCAACTCCTACCTGCTGGGGGTGGTGATCCTCGGCTTGATCTACGTGTTGCTGGGACTGGGCTTGAACATTGTGGTCGGCCTGGCCGGCTTGCTCGACCTGGGTTACGTGGCGTTCTACGCCATCGGCGCTTACGGTCTGGCGCTGGGCTACCAGTATCTGGGTCTGGGCTTCTGGACAGTGCTGCCGCTGGCGGCAATCACTGCCGCGCTGGCCGGCTGCATACTCGGCTTCCCGGTGTTGCGCCTGCACGGTGACTACCTGGCAATCGTGACCTTGGGCTTCGGTGAAATCATCCGCCTGATCCTCAACAACTGGTTATCGCTCACCGGCGGTCCGAACGGTATGCCGGCGCCCTTGCCGACCTTCTTCGGCCTGGAGTTCGGCAAACGGGCGAAAGAGGGTGGAGTGCCGTTCCACGAGTTCTTCGGCATCGCCTATAACCCTGATGTGAAGTACTACTTCATCTACGCCGTGCTGTTCCTGGTGGTGCTGGCCGTGCTGTACATCAAGCACCGCCTGACCCGTATGCCGGTCGGCCGTGCCTGGGAAGCTCTGCGTGAAGATGAAATCGCTTGCCGGTCCATGGGCCTGAACCATGTACTGGTGAAGCTCTCGGCATTCACCATCGGTGCTTCGACCGCAGGCCTGGCTGGGGTGTTCTTCGCCACCTACCAGGGCTTCGTCAACCCGACCTCGTTCACCTTCTTCGAATCGGCGCTGATCCTCGCGATCGTGGTGCTCGGCGGCATGGGCTCGACCATTGGCGTAGTGATCGCCGCGTTCGTCCTGACCGTTGCTCCAGAGTTGCTGCGTGGCTTCGCTGAGTACCGGGTGCTGCTGTTCGGCATTCTCATGGTGTTGATGATGATCTGGCGGCCACGCGGCCTGATCCGGATCAGCCGGACGGGCGTGACCCCGCGTAAAGGTGCCATAGCGTATGAAAGGGGGCAGGGCCATGAGTGA
- a CDS encoding ATP-binding cassette domain-containing protein: protein MSEVVLSVEKLMMHFGGIKALSDVSLKVHRNSIFALIGPNGAGKTTVFNCLTGFYKASGGKIELNTRGKQTNVIQLLGESFKATDFVSPKNFASRLYYKMFGGTHLVNRAGLARTFQNIRLFKEMSVLENLLVAQHMWVNRNMLAGILNTKGYRKAESDALDCAFYWLEVVDLVDCANRLAGELSYGQQRRLEIARAMCTRPQIICLDEPAAGLNPQETEALSAMIRVLRDEHDLTVVLIEHDMGMVMSISDHIVVLDHGNVIAEGGPEAIRSDPKVIAAYLGADEEEVV from the coding sequence ATGAGTGAAGTCGTACTCAGTGTAGAGAAGCTGATGATGCACTTCGGCGGTATCAAAGCCCTCAGTGACGTCAGTCTTAAAGTCCATCGCAACTCGATCTTCGCCCTGATCGGCCCCAACGGGGCCGGCAAGACCACGGTGTTCAACTGCCTGACCGGTTTCTACAAGGCGTCGGGTGGCAAGATCGAGCTCAACACCCGCGGCAAGCAAACCAATGTCATCCAACTGCTGGGCGAATCGTTCAAGGCGACCGACTTCGTTTCGCCGAAAAACTTCGCCTCACGCCTGTACTACAAAATGTTCGGCGGCACCCACCTGGTGAACCGCGCCGGCCTGGCCCGAACCTTCCAGAACATTCGCCTGTTCAAGGAAATGTCGGTGCTGGAAAACCTGCTGGTGGCCCAGCACATGTGGGTCAACCGCAACATGTTGGCCGGCATCCTCAATACCAAGGGCTATCGCAAGGCTGAGAGCGATGCGCTGGACTGCGCATTCTATTGGCTGGAGGTGGTCGATCTGGTGGACTGCGCCAACCGTCTGGCTGGCGAATTGTCCTACGGCCAACAGCGGCGCCTGGAAATTGCCCGGGCCATGTGCACTCGGCCGCAAATCATTTGCCTCGACGAGCCGGCTGCCGGCCTCAACCCGCAGGAAACCGAAGCGCTGAGCGCGATGATCCGGGTACTGCGCGATGAGCACGATCTGACCGTGGTACTGATCGAACACGACATGGGCATGGTAATGAGCATCTCTGACCACATTGTGGTGCTGGACCACGGCAACGTGATCGCCGAAGGCGGACCCGAAGCGATTCGTAGCGATCCGAAAGTGATCGCCGCCTACCTGGGTGCTGACGAGGAGGAGGTGGTATGA
- a CDS encoding ABC transporter ATP-binding protein, producing the protein MSQPILELKELDVFYGPIQALKKVSLHINEGETVSLIGSNGAGKSTLLMSIFGQPRAADGQIIYQGVDITHKSSHYIASNGIAQSPEGRRVFPDMTVEENLQMGTIPIGDKYAAEDMQRMFELFPRLKERRNQRAMTMSGGEQQMLAIARALMSRPKLLLLDEPSLGLAPIVVKQIFATLRELASTGMTIFLVEQNANHALRLSDRAYVMVNGQIRLTGTGKELLVNEEVRNAYLGGH; encoded by the coding sequence ATGAGCCAGCCGATCCTCGAACTTAAGGAGCTGGACGTGTTCTACGGACCGATCCAGGCCCTGAAGAAAGTCTCGCTGCACATCAATGAGGGTGAAACCGTCAGCCTGATCGGCTCCAACGGCGCCGGCAAGTCGACGCTTTTGATGTCGATCTTCGGCCAGCCGCGCGCCGCCGATGGGCAGATCATTTACCAGGGTGTGGACATTACCCACAAGTCGTCGCACTACATTGCCTCCAACGGCATTGCCCAATCGCCGGAAGGGCGGCGGGTTTTCCCTGACATGACCGTTGAGGAGAACCTGCAGATGGGCACTATCCCCATCGGCGACAAGTACGCGGCCGAAGACATGCAGCGCATGTTCGAGCTGTTTCCGCGGCTCAAGGAACGGCGTAACCAGCGAGCCATGACCATGTCCGGTGGCGAGCAGCAGATGCTGGCCATCGCCCGGGCGCTGATGAGCCGTCCCAAGCTGCTGCTGCTCGATGAGCCGAGCCTGGGGCTGGCGCCGATCGTGGTGAAGCAGATCTTCGCCACCCTGCGGGAGCTGGCGAGCACCGGCATGACCATTTTTTTGGTCGAGCAGAACGCCAACCACGCGCTGCGCTTGTCGGATCGCGCCTATGTGATGGTGAACGGGCAGATTCGTCTGACCGGCACTGGCAAAGAGCTGTTGGTAAACGAGGAGGTGCGTAACGCCTATTTGGGCGGGCACTGA
- a CDS encoding SDR family oxidoreductase, with translation MSNTLFITGATSGFGEACARRFAAAGWKLVLTGRREERLNALCAELSAQTEVHGLVLDVRDRKAMEAAISNLPPSFATLRGLINNAGLALGVDPAPKCDLDDWDTMVDTNIKGLMYSTRLLLPRLIAHGRGAGIINLGSIAGNYPYPGSHVYGASKAFVKQFSLNLRCDLQGTGVRVSNIEPGLCESEFSLVRFGGDQARYDATYAGAEPIQPEDIAETIFWVLNAPAHININRLELMPVSQTWGGFAIDRGAKG, from the coding sequence ATGTCCAACACCCTGTTTATTACCGGCGCCACGTCCGGTTTTGGTGAAGCCTGCGCCCGGCGTTTTGCTGCGGCTGGCTGGAAGCTGGTGCTGACCGGTCGTCGTGAAGAGCGTCTGAATGCCCTGTGCGCCGAGTTGTCGGCGCAGACCGAGGTCCATGGCCTGGTTCTTGACGTGCGTGATCGCAAGGCCATGGAAGCGGCCATTAGCAACCTGCCACCGTCGTTCGCCACCTTGCGCGGACTTATCAACAATGCCGGCCTGGCCCTCGGCGTGGATCCTGCGCCGAAATGCGACCTGGATGACTGGGACACCATGGTCGACACCAACATCAAGGGCCTGATGTACAGCACCCGCCTGTTGTTGCCGCGCTTGATCGCCCATGGCCGTGGCGCGGGAATCATCAACCTCGGTTCGATCGCCGGCAATTACCCGTACCCGGGCAGCCACGTGTATGGCGCAAGCAAGGCATTCGTCAAACAGTTCTCGCTGAACCTGCGTTGCGATCTGCAGGGCACCGGCGTGCGCGTCAGCAACATCGAGCCGGGGCTGTGTGAAAGCGAATTCTCGCTGGTGCGCTTCGGCGGTGACCAAGCGCGTTACGACGCCACTTACGCCGGTGCCGAGCCGATCCAGCCGGAAGATATTGCCGAGACCATTTTCTGGGTGCTCAACGCACCGGCGCACATCAACATCAACCGTCTCGAGTTGATGCCGGTGAGTCAGACCTGGGGTGGCTTTGCCATCGATCGTGGCGCCAAGGGCTGA
- a CDS encoding AGE family epimerase/isomerase, producing the protein MPHAPRSAPQPELTALFATVQAHFRQVIVPLWQGPGWNADMALPYEALNAAQQPLPPQRYRAMACARQLYLFASLIGEVTGAEERAAALFRSLQRHFHDAEHGGWFYSIDAQGAPLDTRKDLYTHAFILFACAHYWSRVKEPLVESVLNAALEVIAQRFATDDGLYEASLDRDWSSLNSGPLQNPLMHLAEAFLATLAVRDDAPVSDALNALCAAMHKHFIDPRHGVMMEKPLGAVDNWFEPGHQFEWFFLLDSSTTLQGSPLHASLTGAFAFTEQRGVDPQTGAVAAMLELDQAEAPRDATQRIWAQAEYLRALTLRPHSQAALLRQLTALQQRFLHSDGWYECLDTQGVVSRQDMPSTTPYHLATCYAGLAAYCA; encoded by the coding sequence ATGCCCCATGCTCCCCGCTCTGCCCCCCAGCCTGAACTGACCGCTCTGTTTGCCACGGTGCAAGCGCATTTCCGGCAGGTCATCGTGCCGCTGTGGCAAGGTCCGGGCTGGAATGCCGACATGGCGCTGCCCTACGAAGCGCTGAACGCCGCGCAACAACCCTTGCCGCCACAACGCTACCGGGCGATGGCCTGCGCGCGCCAGCTGTACCTGTTCGCCAGCCTGATCGGCGAAGTGACAGGTGCCGAGGAGCGGGCGGCGGCGTTGTTCCGCTCACTGCAACGGCATTTCCACGACGCCGAGCATGGCGGCTGGTTCTACAGCATCGATGCCCAGGGCGCACCGCTCGACACCCGTAAAGACCTCTACACCCACGCCTTCATCCTCTTTGCCTGCGCTCACTACTGGTCCAGGGTCAAGGAGCCGCTGGTGGAGTCCGTACTTAATGCCGCCCTGGAAGTGATTGCCCAGCGCTTTGCCACGGATGACGGTCTGTACGAAGCCAGCCTTGATCGCGACTGGTCGTCATTGAACTCGGGACCTCTGCAAAATCCGCTGATGCATTTGGCCGAAGCCTTCCTCGCGACCCTCGCAGTACGCGATGACGCTCCGGTCAGCGATGCGCTGAACGCGCTGTGCGCAGCGATGCACAAACACTTCATCGACCCAAGACACGGGGTGATGATGGAGAAACCGCTGGGAGCTGTGGATAACTGGTTCGAGCCCGGTCACCAGTTCGAATGGTTTTTCCTCCTGGATTCGTCGACCACCCTTCAGGGATCGCCGTTACACGCTTCGTTGACCGGCGCGTTTGCCTTCACCGAACAACGAGGCGTCGATCCGCAGACTGGTGCGGTCGCCGCCATGCTGGAACTGGATCAGGCCGAAGCGCCACGCGATGCCACCCAGCGCATCTGGGCCCAGGCCGAGTACCTGCGTGCGCTGACACTGCGTCCGCACAGCCAGGCGGCGCTGCTGCGCCAATTGACGGCCTTGCAGCAACGCTTCCTGCACAGTGATGGTTGGTACGAATGCCTCGATACCCAAGGCGTGGTCAGTCGCCAGGACATGCCTTCGACCACGCCTTACCACCTGGCGACCTGCTACGCCGGACTGGCCGCCTACTGCGCCTGA
- a CDS encoding HupE/UreJ family protein, whose product MTLHRLFAAAALLLTPALAFAHPGHGDNGLLAGISHPIGGLDHLLAMLAVGLWAAQQQGTARWALPCTFVGTMLLGGVLGFEGLELPALESGIAASVLALGLAVALAVRPPLSLAVTATALFALFHGVAHGLELPDMSSPWTYAAGFVLATAALHAAGYGLVRVLPQAAAPLVRVAGAVSAGMGAWLMVG is encoded by the coding sequence ATGACACTTCATCGCCTTTTCGCCGCTGCGGCACTACTGCTCACTCCGGCCCTGGCCTTCGCTCATCCGGGGCACGGTGATAATGGCCTGCTGGCCGGCATCAGCCACCCGATCGGCGGCCTCGACCACCTGCTGGCCATGCTCGCCGTCGGCTTGTGGGCCGCCCAGCAACAGGGCACCGCACGCTGGGCGCTGCCCTGCACCTTCGTCGGCACCATGCTGCTGGGCGGCGTGCTGGGCTTCGAGGGCCTGGAGCTGCCGGCGCTGGAAAGCGGAATAGCCGCCTCAGTGCTGGCACTGGGCCTGGCCGTGGCGCTCGCCGTACGCCCACCGCTAAGCCTGGCGGTCACGGCGACAGCGCTGTTCGCCCTGTTCCATGGCGTGGCCCATGGCCTGGAACTGCCCGACATGTCGAGCCCCTGGACCTACGCCGCCGGTTTCGTCCTCGCCACTGCGGCTTTGCACGCAGCCGGTTATGGGCTTGTGCGGGTATTGCCGCAAGCCGCTGCGCCGCTAGTGCGGGTAGCCGGGGCAGTGTCGGCCGGCATGGGCGCCTGGCTTATGGTGGGATAA
- the ureG gene encoding urease accessory protein UreG produces MNTQPLRVGIGGPVGSGKTALTLALCLALRDRYNLAVVTNDIYTREDADFLVRNKALAPERIIGVETGGCPHTAIREDASINLEAVDQLNRRFPGLDLILVESGGDNLSATFSPELSDLTIYVIDVSAGDKLPRKGGPGICKSDLLVINKIDLAPLVGASLSMMDSDTRRMRNGKPFVFSNQKIGQGLEEIIAFIERQGLLTAA; encoded by the coding sequence ATGAACACACAACCCCTGCGAGTCGGTATCGGTGGCCCGGTTGGCTCCGGCAAAACCGCGCTGACCCTCGCCCTGTGCCTGGCCCTGCGCGATCGCTACAACCTGGCAGTGGTCACCAACGACATCTACACCCGCGAAGACGCCGACTTCCTGGTGCGCAACAAGGCCCTGGCCCCCGAGCGCATCATCGGCGTGGAAACCGGCGGCTGCCCGCACACGGCAATTCGCGAGGACGCCTCGATCAACCTCGAAGCGGTGGATCAACTGAACCGCCGGTTTCCCGGGCTGGACCTGATTCTGGTGGAGTCCGGTGGCGACAACCTGTCGGCGACCTTCAGCCCGGAACTCTCCGACCTGACGATCTATGTGATCGATGTCTCGGCCGGCGACAAGCTGCCACGCAAAGGCGGGCCGGGGATCTGCAAATCCGACCTGCTGGTGATCAACAAGATCGACCTGGCGCCGCTGGTGGGTGCATCGCTGTCGATGATGGACAGCGATACGCGGCGCATGCGCAACGGCAAGCCTTTCGTCTTCAGTAACCAGAAAATCGGCCAGGGCCTTGAGGAAATCATCGCCTTCATCGAACGCCAGGGGCTGCTGACCGCTGCCTGA
- a CDS encoding urease accessory protein UreF — translation MNPAWALLRLASPQLPIGGYSYSQGLEMAVDNGRVCDPGTARRWISDQLLLNLARFEAPLLLAHCRAAAEDDWPLLSQHCEQHRASRETRELHQESRQMGYSLQQLLNGLPELDASARAFLEQNPEPHLALAWALAARVWHISPQDALAAWLWSWLENQLAVLMKTLPLGQQAAQRLTSELLPLLQQAQQDASTIDPQHCGSAAFGLSLACMAHERQYSRLFRS, via the coding sequence GTGAATCCGGCATGGGCCCTGCTGCGCCTGGCCAGCCCGCAGCTGCCGATTGGTGGCTACAGCTACTCTCAGGGCCTGGAAATGGCTGTGGATAACGGCCGCGTCTGCGATCCCGGGACGGCAAGGCGCTGGATCAGCGACCAGTTGCTGCTCAACCTCGCTCGCTTCGAAGCGCCTTTGCTGCTCGCCCATTGTCGCGCCGCCGCCGAGGACGACTGGCCGCTGTTAAGCCAGCACTGCGAACAGCACCGCGCCAGTCGAGAAACCCGCGAGTTGCATCAGGAGAGCCGGCAGATGGGTTACTCCCTGCAACAACTGCTCAATGGCTTGCCGGAACTGGACGCCAGCGCCCGCGCTTTCCTTGAGCAAAATCCCGAACCGCACCTGGCCCTGGCTTGGGCCCTGGCCGCCCGTGTCTGGCACATCAGCCCGCAGGACGCCCTGGCTGCCTGGCTGTGGAGCTGGCTGGAAAACCAGTTGGCGGTGCTGATGAAAACCTTGCCGCTGGGCCAGCAGGCCGCACAGCGCCTGACCAGTGAACTGCTGCCGCTGCTGCAACAGGCCCAGCAGGATGCCTCGACGATTGATCCCCAACACTGCGGCAGCGCCGCTTTCGGCCTGTCCCTGGCGTGCATGGCCCATGAGCGCCAGTACAGCCGCCTGTTTCGTTCCTAG
- the ureE gene encoding urease accessory protein UreE, whose translation MLVIRRRIAPQPLWTAELLLSFEARSKSRLRCFSVDGEDVGLFLERGQPPLYDGECLQAEDGRIVRVCARPEQLLHVTCANAFELTRAAYHLGNRHVALQVGDGWLRLLDDYVLQAMLEQLGARTERIEAGFQPEHGAYGGGHHHSRHGDEDFNYAPKLHQFGVRL comes from the coding sequence ATGCTGGTAATCCGTCGCCGAATCGCCCCACAACCCCTTTGGACCGCAGAGCTGCTGCTGAGCTTTGAAGCCCGCAGCAAAAGCCGCCTGCGCTGTTTCAGTGTCGACGGCGAAGACGTCGGTCTGTTCCTCGAACGTGGTCAACCACCGCTCTACGACGGCGAGTGCCTGCAAGCAGAGGACGGACGCATCGTGCGCGTTTGCGCGCGCCCCGAACAACTGCTGCACGTCACCTGCGCCAATGCCTTCGAACTGACACGCGCCGCGTACCACTTGGGCAACCGGCATGTCGCCCTGCAAGTGGGTGATGGCTGGCTGCGCCTGCTCGACGACTACGTCCTGCAGGCGATGCTCGAGCAACTGGGCGCCCGCACCGAACGCATCGAGGCCGGGTTCCAGCCTGAGCATGGCGCCTACGGCGGTGGCCATCATCATTCGCGACACGGCGACGAAGACTTCAACTACGCGCCGAAGCTGCACCAGTTTGGCGTGCGCTTGTGA
- a CDS encoding C40 family peptidase: MCRVFTFLVLISLLLLTSAAWANLDSRSLTPKPFGSALQAVPQPSIENVVDRAHQLLGTPYKWGGATQAQGFDCSGLLVYLFKTEANLQLPRTTGAMQRSSAATIKRGALKPGDAVFFKGNGRQQINHVGLYVGEGKFIHSPRTGKNTRIDSLTNSYWKKNFTFGKRFHAVR; encoded by the coding sequence ATGTGCAGGGTATTTACATTTTTAGTGCTTATTAGTCTGCTGCTCCTTACTTCAGCGGCCTGGGCCAATCTCGACTCGCGCAGCCTCACCCCAAAACCATTCGGCTCGGCGTTGCAGGCTGTGCCGCAGCCGTCCATCGAGAACGTTGTCGACCGTGCCCACCAACTCTTGGGCACGCCTTACAAATGGGGTGGCGCGACTCAGGCGCAAGGATTCGATTGCAGCGGTTTGCTGGTGTATCTGTTCAAGACCGAGGCCAATCTCCAACTGCCACGCACCACCGGGGCGATGCAACGTTCCAGTGCGGCAACCATCAAGCGCGGTGCCCTGAAACCGGGCGACGCGGTGTTTTTCAAGGGCAACGGGCGTCAGCAAATCAACCATGTGGGACTTTATGTAGGCGAGGGCAAGTTCATTCACTCGCCGCGCACAGGCAAGAACACCCGTATCGACTCATTGACCAACAGTTACTGGAAGAAAAACTTCACCTTCGGCAAGCGTTTTCACGCGGTGCGGTGA
- a CDS encoding TetR family transcriptional regulator — translation MPPRAEQKQQTRHALMDAARHLMECGRGFGSLSLREVAKTAGIVPTGFYRHFADMDQLGLELVSEVGQTFRETIRLVRHNEFVMGGIIDASVRIFLDVVAANRSQFLFLAREQYGGSLPVRQAIGQLRENISADLAADLSLMPKLQHLDLAGLSVIADLIVKSVFATLPDIIDPPAEALPEHLTPQAKITQQLRFIFIGLKHWQGLGSTE, via the coding sequence ATGCCGCCCCGCGCCGAACAGAAACAACAGACCCGCCACGCCCTGATGGACGCCGCTCGCCATCTGATGGAGTGTGGCCGGGGGTTTGGCAGCCTGAGCCTGCGTGAAGTGGCGAAAACCGCCGGGATTGTCCCCACCGGGTTCTACCGTCACTTCGCCGATATGGATCAACTGGGCCTGGAACTGGTCAGCGAGGTCGGCCAGACCTTCCGTGAAACCATTCGCCTGGTACGCCACAACGAATTCGTCATGGGCGGCATCATCGACGCTTCGGTTCGGATCTTCCTCGACGTGGTCGCCGCCAACCGTTCGCAGTTTCTGTTCCTCGCCCGCGAGCAATACGGCGGTTCTTTGCCGGTACGGCAGGCCATCGGTCAATTGCGCGAGAACATCAGCGCGGACCTGGCTGCCGACCTGTCGTTGATGCCCAAGTTGCAGCACCTGGACCTGGCCGGCTTGTCAGTGATCGCCGACCTGATCGTCAAAAGTGTGTTCGCTACCCTGCCCGATATCATCGATCCGCCCGCCGAGGCGCTGCCCGAGCATCTGACCCCGCAGGCGAAGATCACCCAGCAGTTGCGCTTCATTTTCATCGGCCTCAAGCACTGGCAGGGATTGGGCAGTACCGAATAG